A single Candidatus Methylomirabilota bacterium DNA region contains:
- a CDS encoding xanthine dehydrogenase family protein molybdopterin-binding subunit has product MIGASPLRKEDRRLLAGAGRYLDDLRREGMLHLGVVRSVQPHARIVKIQASRARALPGVVDVWSAADLHEITKPIGGAITGRPFAQPVLVRDVARYVGEPLAVVIAESAYRVADALELVEVQYEPLPPIATGADGLRTRTRLHEGWPDNAALTVRGAVGDAERGLAGADVVVHAKLRHPRLAAVPIEPRGALAYRDADTGALVVWASHQNPYRVRDAVAGVLGIPVEGVRVMIPDVGGGFGPKGSVYSEEVLVAVAALRLGRPVKWVETRREDFASLGHDREQEHEARIGFARDGTIVALEDTFLADVGAYPAEGAGLTANTVNHLPGPYRVPNYRALGTSVVTSKTVNAAYRGAGRPEAVLVMERLMDLGARRLGLDPAELRRRNLVRPEEMPYRSGLTYKDGVPIAYDPGDFPRAFERALALLGYDDWRKRQRAQAATSRRIGVGLACYAQGTGLGPFEGATVRVDPSGKVYVLIGVAGQGQGHATTLAQIAASELGAAFEDVHVSAGDTALLPFGMGTGGSRVTANAGPAVARTAREVRARAARVAADLLECAPEDVRIERGRAHVAGVPDRFVTLGRVAQAAVKSKALKPTGEPGLNACTYFYPDTVTWAFGTQAAAVEVDLESCAIRLLAYAIVHDSGRAINPMIVEGQLQGGAAQGIGAGLAEEVVYDENAQLLTASLMDYAIPKADQLPPLPVALEEHPSVINPLGVKGVGESGAIPGAAAIVNAVEDAVADLGVTLREAPITSARLFSALRGARPT; this is encoded by the coding sequence ATGATAGGCGCCTCGCCCCTCAGGAAGGAAGACCGCCGTCTCCTCGCGGGCGCCGGCCGGTACCTGGACGACCTGAGGCGCGAGGGCATGCTGCACCTGGGCGTCGTGCGGAGCGTCCAGCCCCACGCGCGCATCGTGAAGATCCAGGCGTCGCGGGCCCGCGCGCTGCCCGGCGTCGTCGACGTCTGGAGCGCCGCGGACCTCCACGAGATCACGAAGCCCATCGGGGGCGCGATCACCGGCCGCCCGTTCGCCCAGCCCGTGCTCGTGCGCGACGTCGCCCGCTACGTGGGCGAGCCGCTGGCCGTCGTGATCGCCGAGAGCGCCTACCGCGTGGCCGACGCCCTCGAGCTCGTCGAGGTCCAGTACGAGCCGCTGCCGCCGATCGCGACGGGGGCGGATGGCCTGCGGACGCGGACGCGTCTCCACGAGGGCTGGCCCGACAACGCGGCGCTGACCGTGCGCGGCGCCGTGGGCGACGCCGAGCGCGGCCTCGCCGGAGCCGACGTCGTCGTCCACGCGAAGCTCAGGCATCCGCGGCTCGCCGCGGTGCCCATCGAGCCGCGCGGCGCCCTCGCCTACCGCGACGCGGACACGGGCGCGCTCGTCGTCTGGGCGTCCCACCAGAACCCCTATCGCGTGCGCGACGCCGTCGCCGGCGTCCTCGGCATCCCCGTCGAGGGCGTGCGCGTGATGATCCCCGACGTGGGCGGCGGCTTCGGCCCGAAGGGCTCCGTGTACTCCGAGGAGGTGCTCGTCGCCGTGGCGGCGCTGAGGCTCGGGCGGCCCGTGAAGTGGGTGGAGACGCGGCGCGAGGACTTCGCGAGCCTCGGCCACGACCGCGAGCAGGAGCACGAGGCGCGCATCGGCTTCGCGCGGGACGGGACGATCGTCGCGCTGGAGGACACGTTCCTCGCCGACGTCGGCGCGTATCCGGCCGAGGGCGCCGGGCTCACCGCGAACACGGTGAACCACCTGCCCGGCCCGTACCGCGTCCCGAACTACCGGGCGCTCGGCACGAGCGTCGTCACCTCGAAGACCGTGAACGCGGCGTACCGCGGCGCCGGCCGTCCCGAGGCCGTGCTCGTGATGGAGCGCCTCATGGACCTCGGGGCGCGCCGCCTGGGCCTCGACCCGGCCGAGCTGCGCCGCCGGAACCTCGTGCGCCCCGAGGAGATGCCCTACCGGTCCGGGCTCACGTACAAGGACGGCGTCCCCATCGCCTACGACCCCGGTGACTTTCCGCGCGCCTTCGAGCGCGCGCTCGCGCTGCTCGGCTACGACGACTGGCGGAAGCGCCAGCGCGCGCAGGCGGCCACGTCGCGCCGGATCGGCGTGGGCCTCGCCTGCTACGCGCAGGGCACGGGGCTCGGCCCCTTCGAGGGCGCCACGGTGCGCGTGGACCCGAGCGGGAAGGTCTACGTCCTGATCGGCGTCGCGGGCCAGGGGCAGGGCCACGCGACGACGCTCGCCCAGATCGCGGCGTCGGAGCTGGGCGCGGCGTTCGAGGACGTCCACGTGAGCGCCGGCGACACGGCGCTCCTCCCCTTCGGCATGGGCACCGGCGGGAGCCGCGTCACCGCGAACGCCGGACCCGCGGTGGCGCGCACCGCGCGCGAGGTGCGCGCGCGCGCCGCGCGCGTGGCGGCCGACCTGCTCGAGTGCGCGCCCGAGGACGTGCGGATCGAGCGCGGCCGCGCGCACGTCGCCGGCGTGCCCGACCGCTTCGTGACGCTCGGGCGCGTCGCGCAGGCGGCTGTGAAGTCGAAGGCGCTCAAGCCCACGGGCGAGCCGGGGCTCAACGCGTGCACGTACTTCTACCCCGACACCGTCACGTGGGCCTTCGGCACTCAGGCCGCGGCGGTGGAGGTCGACCTGGAGAGCTGCGCGATCCGCCTGCTCGCCTACGCGATCGTCCACGACAGCGGGCGCGCGATCAACCCGATGATCGTCGAGGGCCAGCTCCAGGGCGGCGCGGCCCAGGGGATCGGCGCGGGCCTCGCCGAGGAAGTCGTCTACGACGAGAACGCCCAGCTCCTCACGGCGAGCCTCATGGACTACGCGATCCCGAAGGCCGACCAGCTGCCGCCGCTGCCGGTGGCCCTCGAGGAGCACCCGTCGGTCATCAACCCGCTCGGCGTGAAGGGGGTGGGCGAGAGCGGCGCCATCCCGGGCGCGGCGGCGATCGTCAACGCCGTCGAGGACGCCGTGGCCGACCTCGGCGTGACGCTCCGCGAGGCGCCGATCACGAGCGCGCGGCTATTTTCCGCGCTCCGCGGAGCCCGCCCGACATAA